Within Amycolatopsis sp. cg5, the genomic segment CCGGCAGCGGTCCCGCGAGAGGCCGATCAGCTCGGCGATGAACTCACGTTCGTCCTGACGGACGGTGAAGATCTCCTCGAACTGGTCGACCACGACCACCTCGGGCCGTTCCTGGTCGACGAGCTCGGTCAGCCCGCCTGCCGGGAGCGAGCCCGGCGTCACCACGAGCACCGGGCCACGCGTGAGCCTCGGGACCACACCGGCGCGCAGCACGGACGACTTGCCGGCGCCGGACGCGCCGAAAACGCCGATGAAACGTTTTTCCGCGAGCCGGGACAGCACCTGCTCGATGACGCGTTCGCGGCCGAAGAACCGGCCGGAATCAGCGGGCCCGAATGGTGCCAAACCGGCATAAGGCGGTAGCCCGGTTTCGATCCGTTCGGGTTCGGAACGGGCGTTCATCTCCGCGGTGACCGCATTCCACCGTTCGGTCCATTCCGTCTCGTCCCCGTCGCAGGCGCGCACGAACGCGAGCGTCACGTCGAGGCTCGGCAGTTTGCGGCCCGCGGCCGCGTCGGACAACGTCGTCGACGAGTAGTGCGCCAGCCTGGCCAGCTCCCGATACGGCGGGCGGCCCGCCTGCTCACGTAGTTTCCGCAGCTCAGCGGCGAATTCGGTGAGTTTGGTGCCGTCCGGCACCAGCGGTTGTTCCGTTCTCGGCACGCGTTCCCCTTCCCCCGCCGCCCGATTGTCCGGAAGTTGATGTCCGCTGTCCACCGAGTGACACCGGACAACGGCCGGCGGCTACAAAAGGGGGAGCGGCAAGCCCCCAGCTTGCCGCCTGGGGATGTAAGTCCTTTTCTCTGGAGGCCCTATACGAACGCAAAACCCTATGGCGGGCCGGCGGACCCCAGATCCCCGGCCCGCCTCGGGGTAATGTGGATTTCCGCGGGGAGGATATCCGCGAAACGGGGTTTCATTCCGCCTCGGCCCGGGTCTCCCGTCGCCCGTGGCCGGGGGAGACGGGCGACGCCTGGTGAGCGGCGGCCCACCCGGGTGAAACTGGGGATCATGCCGCCCACCTCACCCACCGCTGTCGCAGTGAGTGAGAGGCTACGATCCAGAATCCTTGGCGCCGGCCGGTCTGCAAGACGCAGCGGCGGCGGAGTTCTGGAGGGACGCACTTGCCCGACTCAGCGCCCGACACGGCCATGTTCTCCAAGCACTTCCACGCGCTGGCCGCGAACGTCGAAACCTTCATCCGCGGCAAGTCGGACGTGGTCCGGCTCGCCCTCGTCTGTCTTTTCGCCGAGGGTCACTTGCTGATCGAAGACGTGCCGGGGGTCGCGAAGACCTCGCTGGCGAAGGCGATCGCGCGGTCCATCGCCGGCGCGACGGTGAAGCGCGTGCAGTTCACCCCCGACCTGCTACCGGCCGACGTGACCGGCGTGCAGATCTACGACCAGGCCAGGGGCGGTTTCGAGTTCCGGCAGGGCCCGGTCTTCGCGAACATCCTGCTCGGTGACGAGATCAACCGCGCCTCGCCGAAGACGCAGTCGGCGCTGCTCGAGGTGATGGCCGAGCACCAGGTCACCGTCGACGGCGAGCCGCGCCCGGTGCCGGAGCCGTTCCTCTGCATCGCGACCCAGAACCCGGTCGAGCACCAGGGCACCTACGTGCTGCCCGAGGCCCAGCTCGACCGCTTCCTCATGCGCATCGCCATCGGCTACCCGGACGAGGTGGCCGAGGAGGTCAGCATCATCGCCGACGGCATCGCCAGGCGGCGTCCGGAGCAGCTGGACCCGGTGCTCGACCTCGACGACCTGCGCACGATGATCAAGACCGTGCGGCTGCTGCACGTGTCGGCGCAGCTGCAGGACTACATCGCGCTGATCACCCGCGCCACCCGCGAGCACCCGGACATCCAGCTCGGCGCCAGCCCGCGCGGCAGCATCGCGCTGGCCACGGCCGCGCAGTCCTACGCCGCGTCGATGGGCCGCGAGTTCGTCACCGACGACGACGTCAAGGCCGTCGCCGTGCCGGTGCTGGGCCACCGGCTGCTGCTGACCTCCGAGGCGCGGATCGCCAAGCGCACCGCGAAATCCATCGTGGAGGAGATCCTCGACGGCACGCCGGTTCCCCGTGCCCCGGAACCTCGGTGACGCCGGGTGATCACGAAGACTGGGGGCGCGGTCGCCGGCGCGGCCGTGGTGCTGACCGCCGCGGGCGCGGCAGGCGACTATCCGGAGCTGGTCGTGCTCGGCGCGGCCTGCTTCGCGGCGCTGCTGCTGGCCGCGCTGTGGATGCTGGCCAGGCCGCGGCTGGACGCCGTGCGCCGGCTCAGCCCCGCGCGGGTGCGTGAGGGCGACCCGGCGTTCGCCGTGCTGAAGGTGACCAACGTCGCCCATCGCCGCGGTCTTCCCTTGCTGGTGACGGAAAACGTCGCGGGCACCCGGGTTTCGGTGCCGCTGCCGAGCCTGGCGGCCGGTGCGTCGTTCGAGACCAGGTATCCGGTGCCGACCGAGCGCCGTGGCCGCCACGAGATCCCGCCGCTGCGCATCGGGCACGCGGATCCGTTGCGGCTGCTGCATCTGGGCCGGGGCCGTGGTCCGGCGACCGCGCTCGTCGTGCATCCGCGCTCGCACGTCATCGCCCCGCTCCCGCTCGGCGGCCCGCGTGACGTCGAAGGCCCGACGTCGAGCAACTCGCCCCAGGGCGGCGTTTCGTTCCACAGCCTGCGCGACTACCAGCCCGACGACGACTGGCGCGCGATCCACTGGGCGTCGTCGGCCCGCACCGGCACGCTCATGGTGCGGCGCAACGTGATCCCCGACGAGCCACGGCACCTGGTCGTGCTCGACACCAGCGCGGCGCCGTACACCGACGAGTCGTTCGAGGACGCGGTCCGCGTCGCGGCGTCGCTGTGCGAGGCGGCAGGCGAGGCGGGCTACGCGCTCGACCTGCGCACCACCGGGCACCCGATCACCGAGGGCCTCGACGACGGCGTGACCGGCGCGCTCGACCGGCTCGCCGACGTCGAGCGGGTCGACGGCGACCGCGGCCTGCTCACCCTCAACGAGCTGGTGACCGACCTGGTCAGCGCGGAAGAGGGCGTCGCGCTCAGTGTGGTCACCGGCCGCGCCGACGCCGCGCACCTGGACGTGTTCACCTCGCTGCGCCGCTGGTTCCTGACCGTCACCCTCATCCAGCTCGGGCAGCCGGGTGAGCTGGCCGCCGCGCACGGCGTGCTCGCGATCGACGCGCGCACCAGCGCCGACTTCGCGGCCAAGTGGAACCAGTTGATCCCGCTATGAACCGGCGGCTGATCGAGGCGTTCCTGTGCGCCGCCGCGACCCTCGCCGGCGGCCTGGTCTACGGCAGGCTGTTCGCCACGGCCGGTTACCTGGCCCCGATCGGCGCGGCGACCGTGGTCGGCGTGGTGGTCGCCGCGACGGCGGCGCTCCTGCACTGGCGCGCGGGCTGGACCGTGGTGGCCGCGGCGGGCAGCTTCGTGCTGCTGGCCGTCTACGGCGTGTTCGGCAGCTCGCTCCACAGTGGACTCCCGACCCGCGGCACCCCGGCCGCCGTGCTGCAGGGCGTGTTCGGCGGCTGGGCCAGGCTGCTCACCGTCGCGCCACCGGCCGACGTCCGCGGCGAGCTGCTGGGCACGCCGGTGCTGCTCACCTGGCTCGCCGCGTTCCTCGCGACCTCGCTCGCGCTGCGCACCCGCGTGGTGCTCGCGCCGAGCGCGCCGCCGGTCATCGCGTTCGGCGCCGCGCTCGTCCTCGCCGGTAAGCAGCCGGGTTTCCAGCTGCTGCCCACGGTGTTGCTGCTCGCGTCCGTGTTGCTGCTGACGCTGCTGCGCGCGGACTGGACCGGCGTCGCCACTTCGGGCCACAAGCAGGCCATGACGAGCAGGCTCGCCTTCGGGCTGCCCGCCATCGCGGTGATCGCGGGCCTGGCCGTCCTCAGTGGACAGTCGTCGCCACTGGCCACCGGCGCGAACCGGTTCGACCCGCGTGACCTGCGCCCGGCGCCGGTCCGGATCGCCGACTCCATCACCCCGCTGGCCAAGCTCAAGGGCCAGCTCCGCGAAGAACCCGCGCGCAAGCTGTTCACCGTGCGCCAGACGAGCGGTCCCCGCCTCGACCGGATCAGGGTCGCCGCGCTCGACGCCTTCGACGGCGTGCTGTGGACGTCCACCGACCGCTTCCTGGTCGCGGGCAAGCAGCTCGCGGCCGATCCGGCGCAGACGAAATCGGACGAGGTCAGCGCCCACATCACGGTCGACTCGCTGCCGGGCCCGTTCCTGCCGGAGCCCGGCTGGCCGACCAGGCTCG encodes:
- a CDS encoding AAA family ATPase encodes the protein MPDSAPDTAMFSKHFHALAANVETFIRGKSDVVRLALVCLFAEGHLLIEDVPGVAKTSLAKAIARSIAGATVKRVQFTPDLLPADVTGVQIYDQARGGFEFRQGPVFANILLGDEINRASPKTQSALLEVMAEHQVTVDGEPRPVPEPFLCIATQNPVEHQGTYVLPEAQLDRFLMRIAIGYPDEVAEEVSIIADGIARRRPEQLDPVLDLDDLRTMIKTVRLLHVSAQLQDYIALITRATREHPDIQLGASPRGSIALATAAQSYAASMGREFVTDDDVKAVAVPVLGHRLLLTSEARIAKRTAKSIVEEILDGTPVPRAPEPR
- a CDS encoding DUF58 domain-containing protein, which codes for MITKTGGAVAGAAVVLTAAGAAGDYPELVVLGAACFAALLLAALWMLARPRLDAVRRLSPARVREGDPAFAVLKVTNVAHRRGLPLLVTENVAGTRVSVPLPSLAAGASFETRYPVPTERRGRHEIPPLRIGHADPLRLLHLGRGRGPATALVVHPRSHVIAPLPLGGPRDVEGPTSSNSPQGGVSFHSLRDYQPDDDWRAIHWASSARTGTLMVRRNVIPDEPRHLVVLDTSAAPYTDESFEDAVRVAASLCEAAGEAGYALDLRTTGHPITEGLDDGVTGALDRLADVERVDGDRGLLTLNELVTDLVSAEEGVALSVVTGRADAAHLDVFTSLRRWFLTVTLIQLGQPGELAAAHGVLAIDARTSADFAAKWNQLIPL